In Candidatus Cloacimonas sp., the sequence TTTATGACTACCATAGATAAAAGCGGGGAATCCCTGGAAGAAATAATCAGGAATTTCCGCACGGACTATAAAATTCACGATTGGGAGCTCTCCTACGAGATTCTGAAGAAGCCATCCAAAGGCATTTTAGGACTATTTGCCCATAAACTTGCTCTGGTGAGATTTCAGTTGCCTTCTACATTTGAGAGAGCACAGCTTTTTTTACAAACCCTGCTGCAAAAAATGAGCATTCACTATAGCAATATAAATAGCCGCATTGAAGGCAAAACTCTGTATCTGGAAATTAACGGCAGCCAGGATTCCGGTTTCCTGATTGGAAAAGGCGGCTCTATGCTGGATAATTTGCAATACCTGATTAACCGGGTGTTTGAAGATGATTCTACCCTGGAAAAAATTTACCTGGATATTGATGGCTACAGAGTGCGGCAGGCAGATAATTATTTAAAGCCCTATCTTTCTTCCATTTTATCCGTTAAAGTATCCGGCAAGCCCATAACTCTGGAACCAATGAATGCTTCCGAACGCAGAATTATTCATCGCTTTGTAGAACAGGAAAAAGACCTGCGCACTTTAACTATCGGCGAAGGAGAAAAAAAACGCATCGTTGTCTTCTCCGCCAATCAAAACGAAAAAGATGCCCTCTCCCAAAGTAAACCGGATAGCAAAAAAGGAAGAAATAACCCCTCAACTCATTAT encodes:
- a CDS encoding R3H domain-containing nucleic acid-binding protein, coding for MTTIDKSGESLEEIIRNFRTDYKIHDWELSYEILKKPSKGILGLFAHKLALVRFQLPSTFERAQLFLQTLLQKMSIHYSNINSRIEGKTLYLEINGSQDSGFLIGKGGSMLDNLQYLINRVFEDDSTLEKIYLDIDGYRVRQADNYLKPYLSSILSVKVSGKPITLEPMNASERRIIHRFVEQEKDLRTLTIGEGEKKRIVVFSANQNEKDALSQSKPDSKKGRNNPSTHYHKPAPKQNPKTNKAVTPPEKPKPHFHQPKIVNAKH